Proteins encoded in a region of the Podarcis muralis chromosome 2, rPodMur119.hap1.1, whole genome shotgun sequence genome:
- the LOC114591561 gene encoding IQ domain-containing protein F5-like, with protein sequence MGVKEKTTLSQAAITIQKWWRGTLVRRSLQHAIVCAWLVQKWWRMISFRRREEKRAMALSTYIWSEKASVLLQSMFKMWLMRTRYKKYQRAAQIIQSNWRHHSFQKTSGAYSLSNLNQDGIDLNIEIVVE encoded by the exons ATGGGTGTGAAAGAGAAAACAACACTGAGCCAG GCTGCTATTACCATCCAGAAATGGTGGCGTGGTACTCTAGTCCGCCGTAGCCTGCAACACGCCATCGTCTGTGCATGGTTGGTCCAGAAATGGTGGCGCATGATTTCCTTCCGGAGACGAGAAGAGAAAAGGGCAATGGCATTATCGACGTACATTTGGTCTGAGAAGGCTTCTGTCCTCTTGCAGTCAATGTTTAAGATGTGGCTTATGAGAACACGGTACAAGAAGTATCAAAGGGCAGCCCAGATCATCCAAAGTAACTGGCGGCACCACAGCTTCCAGAAAACCTCCGGCGCCTATTCTCTTAGCAACCTGAATCAGGATGGCATAGATTTGAACATTGAGATTGTTGTTGAGTAA